One part of the Phragmites australis chromosome 3, lpPhrAust1.1, whole genome shotgun sequence genome encodes these proteins:
- the LOC133911290 gene encoding zinc finger protein ZAT12-like — translation MKRLTFEHEEPEVSITSVARQVMPLLARSFGGEAGHGLGKPSASPRVFECKTCMRRFPSFQALGGHRASHKRPRAAATGAGDPASGKARAHGCAVCGVEFALGQALGGHMRRHRAVGDESASARGLGEAVAELKPDEARGLLGLDLNIAPT, via the coding sequence ATGAAGAGGCTGACTTTTGAACATGAAGAGCCGGAGGTGAGCATCACCAGCGTGGCTCGACAGGTCATGCCGCTGCTTGCGCGCAGCTTCGGCGGCGAGGCTGGTCACGGTCTCGGCAAGCCATCGGCCTCGCCGCGCGTGTTCGAGTGCAAGACGTGCATGCGCCGGTTCCCGTCGTTCCAGGCGCTGGGCGGGCATCGCGCCAGCCACAAGCGCCCGCGCGCTGCCGCGACGGGGGCGGGGGATCCCGCGAGCGGGAAGGCACGCGCGCACGGGTGCGCGGTGTGCGGCGTCGAGTTCGCGCTCGGGCAGGCGCTGGGGGGCCACATGAGGCGACACCGCGCCGTGGGGGACGAGAGCGCCAGCGCCCGCGGGTTGGGCGAGGCCGTGGCCGAGCTGAAGCCCGACGAAGCAAGAGGCCTGCTGGGCTTGGACCTAAACATTGCCCCCACCTGA